One Periophthalmus magnuspinnatus isolate fPerMag1 chromosome 8, fPerMag1.2.pri, whole genome shotgun sequence genomic window carries:
- the LOC117374474 gene encoding nuclear GTPase SLIP-GC-like → MDEFVRSLLTEWGFKNLIETFKDEEVDKESLLCLQERHIDQLIPRVGQRAKFSERLRELQRQQEEHGAAVPSHQEVLPSDVSGIPPEDLPSSSKACGNEQKVLKRKCTQTQTNSPAKKVKQECDTEPDICTDDLILKEVKGHMTRVRNTLSDHKKTKLNFFLRKKISDLNTHKKDLVGVFGKTGAGKSSLINAIVEEKGLLPTGSLLACTTVMIKVEANTKNQKYEAEIEFISKEDWEDELCSLKNLLDEISDEEMTEDEEYGETTEKMTAFYGDEWRDKSKNLMNPKYFKEIPEFFRSGRKIIQVNAAQKLAEKLLKYTRSDSKDGQRWFWPLVKCVTVKVPNNDILKHITLVDLPGNGDEIKSRDQMWKRIVASCSTVWVVSEMTRAASDRDGWEILESTSKLMGNGGECQNIYFICTKCDDQGTDDGTTNSILERNQKAKDIVRNKFSKLHEVKKHFTDDCFKVFTVSSKEFFKQKKLNPVENEIPKLQKLLRGQNNKQTLNYVRGAYRILSLIKGAKVGKKDPVQTAQVQEKLNENIERELQKVRKSMEDMLEVFEKCLSYGVEESKNKSEDALYRKLNPKKKGGGSSFHRPLKCALKNNGVHKTKTQINLNEAISKFLTDSIDEEFRKIFPNDTKSGPLYEVIRAFSLDTNSMVDQYKTFELQLTFIETEVSKVKTNVCKDIRNRKKDIYSSVTETVKETMQKCYKEAAKKKGRGCLEEIKNIVQKHLHDVKGTMFDDSKAVVLIHLKDLKDDVQKQLSDTLQESIELSFKTDLSIPDFENEFNLVKKHFDDLKMKKT, encoded by the exons atggatgaATTTGTTCGCAGTTTGTTAACTGAATGGGGCTTCAAAAATTTGATAGAGACATTTAAAG ATGAGGAAGTGGACAAAGAAAGCTTGCTCTGTCTTCAAGAACGTCATATTGACCAATTAATTCCAAGAGTAGGACAAAGGGCCAAATTCAGCGAACGACTTCGAGAGTTACAG AGACAACAGGAGGAGCACGGGGCAGCTGTTCCTTCACATCAAGAGGTGCTACCTTCAGATGTCTCTGGGATACCGCCCGAG GATTTGCCATCTTCAAGTAAAGCATGTGGAAATG AACAGAAGGTTTTAAAAAGGAAATGTACACAGACTCAGACAAACAGCCCTgcaaaaaaagtcaaacaaGAATGTGACACTGAACCAG ATATTTGTACAGATGACTTAATATTGAAAGAGGTGAAAGGCCATATGACCAGGGTCCGCAACACATTGAGTGATCATAAGAAGACCAaactaaatttttttttaag GAAAAAAATTTCAGACTTGAATACACATAAAAAGGACCTGGTTGGAGTCTTTGGTAAAACTGGTGCAGGAAAGAGTTCTTTGATTAATGCCATTGTTGAAGAGAAAGGTCTTTTACCCACTGGAAGTCTGCTTGCATGCACCACAGTCATGATCAAAGTGGAGGCTAATACAAAAAACCAGAAATATGAAGCAGAAATAGAGTTCATATCTAAAGAG GACTGGGAAGATGAACTGTGCTCTTTGAAAAATCTTTTGGATGAAATCTCAGATGAAGAAATGACAGAAGACGAAGAATATGGCGAGACTACTgaaaaaatgacagctttttaTGGAGATGAGTGGAGAGACAAATCTAAAAACTTGATGAACCCTAAATATTTTAAAGAAATTCCAGAATTTTTTCGGTCTGGAAGAAAAATCATTCAAGTCAATGCG GCACAAAAGTTGGCTGAAAAGCTTCTCAAATACACCAGAAGTGACTCCAAAGATGGACAAAGATGGTTCTGGCCCCTGGTGAAGTGTGTGACTGTGAAAGTACCAAACAATGACATTCTTAAACACATAACTCTAGTGGATCTTCCTGGAAACGGAGATGAGATTAAGAGCAGAGATCAGATGTGGAAAAGG ATTGTTGCCAGTTGTTCAACTGTGTGGGTTGTGTCTGAAATGACCCGAGCAGCATCTGATAGAGATGGTTGGGAGATTCTAGAGAGTACAAGTAAACTCATGGGGAATGGTGGTGAATGTCAAAACATTTACTTCATCTGCACCAAGTGTGATGACCAAGGGACTGACGATGG CACCACAAACAGCATTTTGGAAAGAAACCAAAAGGCCAAAGACATAGTGAGAAATAAATTCAGTAAACTTCATGAAGTCAAG AAACATTTCACAGATGACTGCTTTAAAGTTTTCACAGTGAGCTCTAAAGaatttttcaaacaaaaaaaacttaaccCTGTTGAAAATG AAATACCCAAACTTCAAAAACTTCTtcgaggtcaaaataacaaGCAAACTCTGAACTATGTCCGTGGAGCCTATAGGATTCTGTCTCTGATCAAAGGAGCAAAAGTgggaaaaaag gatCCTGTTCAGACGGCACAGGTGCAGGAGAAACTGAATGAAAACATAGAGCGCGAGCTTCAGAAAGTCAGAAAGTCCATGGAAGATATGCTTGAGGTGTTTGAAAAATGCCTGAGTTACGGTGTGGAGGAGTCTAAGAATAAGTCTGAAGACGCCTTATACAGGAAACTAAACCCTAAAAAG aaAGGTGGTGGGAGTAGTTTTCACCGGCCACTGAAATGTGCATTGAAAAACAATGGTGTTCACAAAACTAAGACCCAAATCAACCTCAATGAAGCAATATCAAAGTTTCTGACTGACAGCATTGATGAAGAATTCAGGAAAATTTTCCC aaATGATACAAAATCTGGGCCTTTATATGAAGTAATTCGTGCATTTTCACTTGACACAAACAGCATGGTTGACCAGTACAAGACTTTTGAACTTCAGCTGACATTTATCGAGACTGAG GTCTCCAAGGTTAAGACAAACGTTTGCAAAGATATTCGTAATCGCAAAAAAGACATCTACAGCAGTGTGACAGAGACCGTGAAAGagacaatgcaaaaatgttacaAAG aagcagcaaaaaaaaaaggccgAGGTTGTTTAGAAGagataaaaaatatagttcAAAAGCACCTCCATGATGTAAAGGGCACAATGTTTGACGACTCAAAAGCTGTAGTGTTGATCCACCTGAAGGACCTGAAG GATGATGTCCAGAAACAGCTGAGTGACACTCTGCAGGAATCTATTGAGCTGTCATTCAAAACTGACCTGTCAATCCCAG ATTTTGAAAATGAGTTTAACTTGGTGAAGAAACACTTTGATGACCTGAAAATGAAGAAGACCTAG